Proteins co-encoded in one Sulfurimonas sp. HSL1-2 genomic window:
- a CDS encoding DNA-directed RNA polymerase subunit omega encodes MTNLRLEEITAKALSTAGIDRYQLAIAVAQRAKELENGAQSKLNLDLKTTKSTDLALMEIAEGLVLIKGFKPKA; translated from the coding sequence ATGACAAACCTCCGTCTTGAAGAGATTACCGCCAAGGCCCTCAGCACGGCCGGCATCGACCGCTACCAGCTTGCCATTGCCGTTGCACAGCGCGCGAAAGAGCTCGAAAACGGTGCCCAGAGCAAGCTCAACCTTGACCTCAAAACTACCAAATCGACTGACCTCGCACTGATGGAGATCGCAGAAGGCCTCGTCCTTATCAAGGGCTTCAAGCCCAAAGCCTGA